From one Microlunatus sp. Gsoil 973 genomic stretch:
- a CDS encoding Type 1 glutamine amidotransferase-like domain-containing protein produces MVYWPFALPAEMLASAEGWLRTHLDLLGVGYQLDTWQSLGDHAPSELDTAQVDLLFVGGGNTFRLLDQVRRCGFVESVRRFWNSGGDYYGGSAGALLACDSIEIAEGHDHNEPGLRDLTALGLLPDVAVLPHFTDDQLGEATEWSASRDTVVIGLPESVGLWWREQTATVVGAGTLTRIRDGVGEHVASGTTFEIAPR; encoded by the coding sequence GTGGTGTACTGGCCGTTCGCCCTGCCGGCAGAGATGTTGGCCTCGGCTGAAGGATGGTTGCGAACCCATCTGGATCTTCTCGGAGTCGGCTACCAGCTGGACACCTGGCAGAGCCTGGGTGATCATGCGCCGTCCGAGTTGGACACAGCACAGGTTGATCTGCTCTTCGTCGGCGGTGGCAACACGTTTCGGCTGCTGGACCAGGTAAGGCGGTGTGGCTTCGTCGAGTCCGTTCGTCGGTTCTGGAATAGCGGTGGCGACTACTACGGCGGAAGTGCCGGCGCCCTGTTGGCGTGCGACAGCATCGAGATCGCTGAAGGCCATGATCACAACGAACCGGGGCTTCGGGACCTGACAGCGCTCGGCTTGCTGCCCGACGTCGCGGTGCTGCCGCACTTCACCGACGATCAGCTTGGCGAAGCCACTGAGTGGAGCGCGAGCCGAGACACTGTCGTAATCGGACTGCCGGAGTCCGTCGGGCTGTGGTGGCGAGAGCAGACGGCGACGGTGGTCGGCGCTGGAACCCTGACCCGGATCCGCGACGGCGTCGGCGAACATGTGGCATCCGGGACCACTTTTGAAATAGCGCCACGCTGA